Proteins encoded in a region of the Quercus lobata isolate SW786 chromosome 8, ValleyOak3.0 Primary Assembly, whole genome shotgun sequence genome:
- the LOC115955357 gene encoding mannosyl-oligosaccharide 1,2-alpha-mannosidase MNS1-like, with product MARTSRSSVSKWRYCQPSYYLKRPQRLALLFIAFVCCSLFVWDRQTLTREHEVEVSKLTEELTTLRNLLEDIKNAHGDALGKINIGGELPKKEVPEDPIEIERRQKVKEAMLHAWSSYEQYAWGQDELQPQSKNGVDSFGGLGATLIDSLDTLYIMGLEEQFQKAREWIANSLDFNKDYEASVFETTIRVVGGLLSAYDLSNDQVFLDKAKDIADRLLPAWDTPSGIPYNIINLAHGRPHNPGWTGGESILADSGTEQLEFIALSQRTGDPKYQQKVENVIAQINKTFPDDGLLPIYISPQRGTSQYSTITFGAMGDSFYEYLLKVWIQGNKTPAVKLYREMWEKSMKGLLSLIRRTTPSSFTYICEKNGDSLSDKMDELACFAPGMLALGSSGYGPDGSQKFLSLAEELAWTCYNFYQSTPTKLAGENYFFHSGQDMTVGTSWNILRPETVESLFYLWRLTGNKTYQEWGWNIFQAFEKNSRIESGYVGLKDVNTGVKDNKMQSFFLAETLKYLYLLFSPPSVISLDEWVFNTEAHPLKIVARNDGGFVGKSDGNNIPMTRFRGRKEGRSG from the exons atggcGAGGACTAGTAGATCGTCTGTGAGCAAATGGAGGTACTGTCAGCCGTCGTATTATCTAAAACGACCTCAACGCTTGGCTTTGTTGTTCATTGCTTTCGTTTGTTGCTCTCTCTTCGTTTGGGATCGTCAAACTTTGACCAGAGAGCACGAG GTAGAAGTTTCCAAGTTAACTGAAGAATTGACCACTTTGCGGAATTTG TTGGAAGACATAAAGAATGCTCATGGTGATGCACTTGGGAAGATTAATATTGGTGGTGAGCTCCCCAAGAAAGAGGTTCCAGAAGATCCAATAGAAATTGAGCGAAGACAGAAAGTAAAAGAAGCCATGCTTCATGCATGGAGTTCATACGAGCAGTATGCGTGGGGCCAAGATGAACTTCAG CCACAGTCAAAGAATGGTGTCGATAGCTTTGGTGGTCTTGGAGCAACTCTAATAGACTCACTTGATACATTGTATATCATGGGTCTTGAGGAGCAGTTCCAGAAAGCTAGGGA GTGGATTGCAAATTCATTGGATTTTAACAAGGATTATGAGGCTAGCGTTTTTGAGACAACCATAAG AGTTGTTGGTGGACTACTTAGTGCATATGATCTTTCAAATGACCAAGTTTTCCTCGACAAGGCTAAGGATATTGCTGATAGATTACTTCCTGCATGGGATACACCTTCTGGGATCCCTTATAACATAATTAACCTGGCACATGGAAGGCCACACAACCCTGGATGGACCGGG GGGGAAAGTATCCTTGCAGATTCTGGCACAGAGCAGCTGGAGTTTATTGCTCTATCTCAGAGGACAGGAGACCCAAAGTATCAGCAGAAG GTGGAGAATGTTATAGCACAGATTAATAAAACTTTTCCTGATGATGGCTTGCTTCCTATCTATATTAGTCCGCAAAGAGGAACATCACAATACTCTACCATAACCTTTGGTGCTATGGGTGACAG CTTTTATGAATACTTGCTCAAAGTTTGGATACAGGGGAATAAGACTCCTGCTGTGAAGCTTTATAG AGAAATGTGGGAGAAATCAATGAAAGGTCTATTAAGCTTGATTAGGAGAACAACACCATCATCTTTTACATATATCTGTGAGAAGAATGGGGATTCTCTGTCAGACAAG ATGGATGAATTGGCCTGCTTTGCTCCAGGAATGTTGGCTTTAGGATCATCTGGTTATGGTCCTGATGGCTCGCAAAAATTCTTGTCACTTGCAGAAGAG CTTGCTTGGACCTGCTACAACTTCTATCAGTCAACACCAACAAAATTGGCTGGGGAGAATTATTTCTTTCATTCTGGGCAG GACATGACTGTGGGCACATCATGGAACATTTTGAGACCCGAGACAGTTGAGTCACTCTTTTACCTCTGGCGTTTGACTGGCAACAAGACATACCAAGAGTGGGGTTGGAATATATTTCAAGCATTTGAAAAGAATTCCCGCATAGAGTCTGGATATGTTGGATTGAAAGAT GTTAATACTGGTGTCAAGGACAATAAGATGCAAAGCTTCTTTCTCGCAGAAACTCTCAAATATCTGTATCTCCTTTTCTCACCCCCTTCAGTCATCTCATTAGATGAATGGGTTTTCAACACTGAAGCTCACCCTCTGAAAATTGTGGCCCGGAATGATGGGGGATTTGTTGGAAAATCAGATGGGAACAATATACCAATGACTAGATTTCGTGGCAGGAAAGAAGGTCGATCAGGCTAA